The Chthoniobacterales bacterium genomic sequence TTTTCTTCCGTGGCTGCGTCGCGGCGCTCGGGACTGTATCGCAGAGGATACAGCCACATCGCTTGCTCCTTGCCACAAACGAAAATTATCCGCAACGCCACCACGCCAGGTTTTGGGATAGGTTCTAATACTCGGACGAACCCAAGCTGTCTGTGTCATAGAAGACTACCCGCAGCTGTCAGCAGGAACGCCAGCAGTTCCAGAGTGAAGCAAAGTCGAGCAGGGTGTGTTTAAAGTGCATTCCAGTCCTGCGCAACAAGCTATAACTACCTGTAAATGGGCAACTGTTCATGTCACATCCCGCCTCGGGATGCCACCGCGTCATTCTTGCCAAAAAAACGCAGCCGCGCATGATGCGCGCATGACCCTTCTGATCACGAAATACGCGGTGACCGCCTTCATCATCGTCTTGGTTTCCGAGTTGGCGAAGCGGAGCGACCGCCTGGGTGCGCTCGTGTCGTCTTTGCCGTTTGTCACGATCATGGTGCTGATCTGGCTGCACTTGGAAAAGCAGGGAACATCAAAGCTCTCCAATCATGCGTTTTACACGTTCTGGTATGTGATCCCGACGATGCCGATGTTCCTGCTCATGCCGTGGTTGCTCAACAAAGGCGTGGGTTTCTGGTGGTCCCTGCTCTGGTGCGCCCTGCTCACGTTCGTCTGCTTTGTCATCACCGCGCTGGTGGCAAAAAGATTCGGGGTCGGGTTGATGCCCTGACTCGTCCGCCCAAGCAACGAAGGCCGTGCCAAAAATGGGTTGCGCCGTCGCGATTCTGGCTTCACCTTTCGCTTGTTATGAAATCCTACATTTTGACCATTGTTTCCGCAGCGGCTTTGGCCGGTCTGGCGGGATGCGACCAAGCTGCCAAAGACACGCAGAAAGCGGTCGAGAAAACCGGTGAAGCTGTCGAGGCGACTGCCCAAGGCGCTGCCGCCGTGAGTGAGGGCACTTGGGATGCGACCAAAGATGTTGCCGGTGGCGCCGCCGCCGATGTGTCCGCCTCCGTAAACGCGGCCGGCGAGGCGGTGAAAGAAACCGCCGAAGGTGTCAAAGCTACGGCCGAGGGAGTTGCGCACGACGCTTCCTCGTCGGTCAATGCCGTCGGCGAGGCGATCACCACCACCGCGGAAGGCGTGAAAACCGCCACCGAGGGCGCATACGACGCGACCAAGATGACGCTCGAGGCCACGGGTGCCGCCGTCGAGGACGTGTCCACCAGCGCGATGAAAGCCGCCACCGATCTCGGTGAAGGTGCGAAGAGCGCCGGCGAAGCGCTCGAGAAGAAAGCGGAATAATCTCCGCGACGCAGCGAAGTTTCACGCACCGCCGCCCGTTCGCGGGCGGCGGTGTTTTTTTGTCTGCCTCCCGTGAATGCGCTTGATCCGGAGTGCGCCCGGTTTGACGCTCGGCCCATGCCGTGTGAATTGGGCGGACTTCCGCCGGTTTTCCTCCTCCGGTTTTCCGTCACGATGATGATGTCCTTGCTTCTCGCCGGTTGCGGGGGCGGGGGATACGAGGGCTACAAGGACGCCCCCTACACGGTTCGCGGCCAGCGCTATTATCCGATGAGCCCTCAGCAGGCGGTCGGGCATGTCGAGACCGGCACGGCCTCGCATTACCGCGGAGGA encodes the following:
- a CDS encoding DUF3147 family protein codes for the protein MTLLITKYAVTAFIIVLVSELAKRSDRLGALVSSLPFVTIMVLIWLHLEKQGTSKLSNHAFYTFWYVIPTMPMFLLMPWLLNKGVGFWWSLLWCALLTFVCFVITALVAKRFGVGLMP